The Acomys russatus chromosome 3, mAcoRus1.1, whole genome shotgun sequence genome has a window encoding:
- the Thoc7 gene encoding THO complex subunit 7 homolog isoform X2 has protein sequence MGAVTDDEVIRKRLLIDGDGAGDDRRINLLVKSFIKWCNSGSQEEGYSQYQRMLSTLSQCEFSMGKTLLVYDMNLREMENYEKIYKEIECSIAGAHEKIAECKKQILQAKRIRKNRQEYDALAKVIQHHPDRHETLRELEALGKELEHLSHIKESVEDKLELRRKQFHVLLSTIHELQQTLENDDKLSEVDEAQESAMEADPKP, from the exons ACGAAGTCATCCGGAAGCGTCTTCTAATAGATGGCGATGGTGCTGGTGATGACCGTAGGATTAACCTCCTCGTGAAGAGCTTCATTAAGTGGTGCAACTCCGGATCCCAAGAGGAGGG aTATAGCCAGTACCAACGTATGCTGAGCACTCTGTCTCAGTGTGAATTTTCAATGGGCAAAACTTTGCTGGTGTATGATATGAatctcagagaaatggaaaattatgagaaaatatacaaagaaatag AATGTAGTATTGCTGGAGCACACGAAAAAATTGCAGAGTGTAAAAAGCAAATTCTTCAAGCAAAACGAATACGAAAAAATCGACAAG aaTATGATGCTTTGGCAAAAGTGATCCAGCATCACCCAGACAGGCATGAGACACTGAG GGAGCTAGAGGCTCTGGGCAAAGAATTAGAGCATCTCTCACATATTAAAGAAAGCGTTGAAGATAAG CTGGAATTGAGACGGAAACAATTTCACGTTCTTCTTAGTACCATCCACGAACTTCAGCAGACATTGGAGA ATGATGACAAGCTGTCAGAGGTGGACGAAGCTCAGGAAAGCGCCATGGAAGCAGATCCTAAGCCATAG
- the Thoc7 gene encoding THO complex subunit 7 homolog isoform X1 — MLSTLSQCEFSMGKTLLVYDMNLREMENYEKIYKEIECSIAGAHEKIAECKKQILQAKRIRKNRQEYDALAKVIQHHPDRHETLRELEALGKELEHLSHIKESVEDKLELRRKQFHVLLSTIHELQQTLENDDKLSEVDEAQESAMEADPKP, encoded by the exons ATGCTGAGCACTCTGTCTCAGTGTGAATTTTCAATGGGCAAAACTTTGCTGGTGTATGATATGAatctcagagaaatggaaaattatgagaaaatatacaaagaaatag AATGTAGTATTGCTGGAGCACACGAAAAAATTGCAGAGTGTAAAAAGCAAATTCTTCAAGCAAAACGAATACGAAAAAATCGACAAG aaTATGATGCTTTGGCAAAAGTGATCCAGCATCACCCAGACAGGCATGAGACACTGAG GGAGCTAGAGGCTCTGGGCAAAGAATTAGAGCATCTCTCACATATTAAAGAAAGCGTTGAAGATAAG CTGGAATTGAGACGGAAACAATTTCACGTTCTTCTTAGTACCATCCACGAACTTCAGCAGACATTGGAGA ATGATGACAAGCTGTCAGAGGTGGACGAAGCTCAGGAAAGCGCCATGGAAGCAGATCCTAAGCCATAG